In Humulus lupulus chromosome 6, drHumLupu1.1, whole genome shotgun sequence, a single genomic region encodes these proteins:
- the LOC133785788 gene encoding uncharacterized protein LOC133785788, whose protein sequence is MSGNSMHQNLLMRLYQQRYLIKNTNIHLHNAIVKHMMHGSCGVLNPSNVCMKGNRGCKSNYPKNYASTTTVGNDCFPIYRRSNNGMTMKVRGQNLDNRWVVPYNLYLLATFDSHINVEICSTIKAVKYLYKYIYKGHDHVAFNLVSETNNQQVDEIQQFQSARWIAPPKAMWRIYGFIINEMSPVVYSLHLHLEDQHPHTTEIPQHIEIVANKLATKK, encoded by the exons ATGAGTGGAAACTCCATGCACCAGAATCTTTTGATGAGATTGTATCAGCAGAGATACCTGATAAAAAATACAAACATCCACCTCCATAACGCTATTGTGAAGCACATGATGCATGGATCATGTGGAGTATTGAATCCATCAAATGTTTGCATGAAAGGAAATCGTGGATGCAAAAGTAATTATCCAAAGAATTATGCATCTACAACAACTGTTGGAAATGATTGCTTCCCAATATATAGGCGCTCAAACAATGGAATGACTATGAAGGTCCGAGGACAAAATCTAGACAATCGTTGGGTTGTTCCATACAACCTGTATCTCCTTGCAACATTTGACTCTCACATTAATGTAGAGATTTGTTCTACAATAAAAGCAGTGAAATATCTTTACAAGTACATTTATAAAGGTCATGATCATGTCGCTTTCAACTTGGTTTCTGAAACAAACAATCAACAAGTTGATGAAATCCAACAATTCCAGTCAGCCCGATGGATTGCTCCCCCAAAAGCAATGTGGAGAATATATGGATTTATTATCAATGAGATGTCCCCAGTAGTGTATAGTTTGCATTTACATCTGGAGGATCAACACCCCCACACCACA GAAATTCCTCAACACATTGAAATTGTTGCAAATAAATTAGCAACAAAAAAATAG